Proteins from a single region of Sebastes umbrosus isolate fSebUmb1 chromosome 8, fSebUmb1.pri, whole genome shotgun sequence:
- the zgc:114041 gene encoding monocarboxylate transporter 13, whose protein sequence is MKSRRPPDGGYSWVVVMSAFFIMGLTTGVLKNFGLFFLDIQSHFGVLTSTTSWVTSTMIAMFHLGAPVASALTLQSSHRVVIIVGGLLSTAGMLLASLDLSLPWLYLTMGILQGTGMCFTWLPCNTIMSHYFVRWRPIAYAIASSGECVFSILFSPFFQWLIETYSWQGALLIIGGLQLNLCVCGALMRPLEAAQSPTQETKDILEGDAAVLPTKRKVIFQFSLLRKPELVLYILFGIFAAAGFFIPPLFLVPFANSVGIDKYRPAFILSTLAFADLAGRLLSGWISNMRLVRNLQLLTMVATLQGVVLLLLPISHNYWAILVMASLYGFLFGCVVAIHITSIVDIVTLEGFDSGLGLFMLFRTIGGFIGPPAAGWLVDQTNDYSAAFYLSGTCLLSSAVFVVLVDFLVHRRKSLEAEVDQVITQDDHEE, encoded by the exons ATGAAGTCCAGGAGACCTCCTGACGGGGGTTACAGCTGGGTGGTGGTCATGTCAGCCTTCTTCATCATGGGCCTCACCACTGGCGTTCTCAAGAACTTCGGCCTCTTCTTCTTGGACATCCAGAGTCACTTTGGAGTCCTGACCAGCACCACCTCGTGGGTCACCTCCACCATGATTGCCATGTTTCACCTAGGAG CTCCAGTGGCAAGTGCGCTGACCTTACAGTCTTCGCACAGAGTGGTCATCATAGTCGGAGGTCTGCTGTCGACCGCCGGGATGTTGCTGGCGTCTCTGGACCTCAGTCTGCCCTGGCTCTACCTCACCATGGGCATCCTGCAAG GAACGGGCATGTGCTTCACGTGGCTCCCTTGCAACACCATAATGAGCCACTACTTTGTACGGTGGCGTCCCATTGCCTACGCCATCGCCAGCTCCGGGGAGTGCGTCTTCTCCATCTTGTTCAGCCCCTTCTTCCAGTGGCTGATTGAGACGTACAGCTGGCAGGGTGCCTTGCTCATCATCGGAGGCCTTCAGCTCAACCTGTGCGTCTGCGGCGCTCTCATGAGACCCCTGGAGGCCGCTCAGAGCCCAACGCAGGAAACCAAAGACATACTAGAAGGCGATGCCGCTGTGCTCCCAACAAAGAGGAAAGTTATCTTCCAGTTCTCCCTGTTGAGAAAACCTGAACTAGTCCTCTACATCCTGTTCGGCATCTTTGCGGCAGCAGGGTTTTTCATCCCACCTCTGTTTCTAGTGCCCTTCGCCAACAGTGTGGGGATCGATAAGTACCGGCCAGCCTTCATCCTCTCTACACTGGCGTTCGCAGACCTGGCGGGGAGGCTGCTCAGCGGCTGGATATCCAACATGAGGCTGGTGAGGAACCTGCAGCTGCTCACCATGGTGGCCACTCTGCAAGGGGTggtgctcctgctgctgcccaTCAGCCACAACTACTGGGCCATCCTGGTCATGGCCTCGCTCTACGGTTTCCTGTTCGGCTGCGTGGTGGCCATTCACATCACCTCCATCGTGGACATTGTAACCCTGGAGGGATTCGACAGCGGACTGGGGCTCTTCATGCTTTTCAGGACCATCGGTGGCTTCATCGGCCCACCTGCTGCAG GCTGGCTGGTGGACCAGACAAACGACTACAGCGCTGCCTTCTACCTCTCGGGCACCTGCCTCCTTTCATCAGCAGTGTTTGTCGTCCTGGTGGACTTCCTCGTTCACAGGAGAAAATCGCTGGAAGCTGAAGTTGATCAGGTAATCACCCAAGACGACCACGAGGAATAG
- the jak2b gene encoding tyrosine-protein kinase JAK2 — translation MASLPAMDTVTDTCPPVHQNGTAHRESPNTRPAAAVLKLHFYHSSQGAANCSFLSYPAGDYVAEELCIDAAKACSISPLYCNLFGLFRERDRLWFSPNHIFQLGELSTEDVFFRIRYYFPGWYSGGASRAYRYGVAKGSESPVLDDFVMSYLFSQWRNDFVNGLVKIPNSHETQEECLGMAVLDMTRTAKERQMSLLDIYHTISYKSFLPKDMSAQIQVCNFLTRKRIRFRFKRFIQQFSQCRTTVRDLKLKYLISMESLEKAFYTETFQVREPSSGQLIILVAAESGIQWCREKLKDSDQELQTLCDFPDVTDISIKQASKEGAAESRVVTIHKQDGKNLELEFPSLSEALSFVSLIDGYYRLTTDAHHYLCKEVAPPRLVEAIASHCHSPISMEFAINRLQRSGNKRGFYILRCSPKDYNKYFLTFPVEVYDAVEYKHCQITRSATGEYNLSGTKRNFSSLQELLSCYQKETVRSDSVIFQFSKCCPPKSKEKSCLLVCRSNKGSEVPLSPSLHRHISQMVFHKIRKEDLEFMESLGQGTFTKIFKGVRKELGDYGLMHQTEVVMKVLDQAHRNYSESFFEAASMMSQLSHKHLILNYGVCVCGEENIMVQEYVKFGSLDTYLKKNKNSINILWKLEVAKQLAWAMNFLEEKHLVHGNVCAKNILLIREEDRRAGNPPFIKLSDPGISITVLPKEILTERIPWVSPECVKDPANLSLAADKWSFGTTLWEICSGGEKPLATLDNSKKTLFYEDHHQLPAPKWTELANLITSCMDYEPAFRPTFRAVIRDLHSLFTPDYELIVDSDILPNRTVGSGWSTGGFESQEPAQFEERHLIFLQQLGKGNFGSVEMCRYDPLQDNTGEVVAVKKLQHSTAEHIRDFEREIEILKSLQHENIVKYKGVCYSAGRRNLRLVMEYLPYGSLRDYLLKNKERIDHNKLVHYTSQICKGMEYLSSKRYIHRDLATRNILVESELRVKIGDFGLTKVLPQDKEYYMVKEPGESPIFWYAPESLTESKFSVASDVWSFGVVLYELFTHSDKNSSPPAVFMSMMGNDKQGQLIVYHLIELLKSGSRLPQPLGCPAEIQEITEECWDNDPGLRPSFKELALRIDLFRDSKGF, via the exons GTATCTCACCTCTGTACTGCAACCTTTTTGGTCTCTTCCGAGAGAGAGATCGCTTGTGGTTTTCACCCAACCACATCTTCCAGCTTGGCGAACTGTCTACTGAAGAtgtgtttttcagaataag GTACTACTTCCCTGGCTGGTACAGTGGCGGGGCATCCCGGGCGTATCGATATGGGGTCGCCAAGGGGTCAGAAAGCCCCGTCCTTGATGACTTTGTAATGTCATACCTCTTCTCTCAG TGGAGGAATGACTTTGTCAACGGCTTGGTGAAGATCCCCAACTCCCACGAGACTCAGGAGGAGTGCCTCGGCATGGCTGTACTCGATATGACCAGAACAGCCAAGGAGAGACAGATGTCACTGTTGGACATCTACCACACAATAAG CTACAAGTCATTCTTGCCAAAGGATATGAGTGCTCAGATCCAAGTCTGCAACTTCTTGACGCGCAAGCGAATCCGATTCCGCTTCAAGCGCTTCATCCAGCAGTTCAGTCAGTGTCGGACCACAGTGCGCGACCTAAAGCTCAAATACCTCATCAGCATGGAGTCCCTGGAGAAGGCATTCTACACGGAGACCTTCCAGGTCAGGGAACCGTCCAGCGGACAGCTCATCATCCTGGTGGCAGCAGAAAGCGGCATCCAGTGGTGTCGAGAGAAACTGAAAGATTCTGACCAG GAGCTGCAGACCTTGTGTGACTTCCCTGATGTCACTGACATCAGCATCAAACAGGCCAGCAAGGAGGGCGCTGCAGAGAGTCGGGTGGTCACCATCCACAAACAAGATGGCAAGAATCTG GAGCTGGAGTTCCCCAGCCTGTCTGAAGCCCTCTCCTTTGTGTCCCTCATCGATGGCTACTATCGGCTGACTACAGACGCACATCACTACCTTTGTAAAGAAGTGGCTCCGCCCAGGCTTGTGGAGGCCATCGCCTCCCATTGCCATAGCCCCATCTC AATGGAGTTTGCCATCAACCGGCTTCAGAGGAGTGGAAACAAGCGAGGATTTTACATTTTGAGATGTAGCCCGAAAGACTATAACAAGTATTTCCTGACTTTCCCTGTTGAG GTGTATGATGCTGTAGAATACAAGCACTGCCAGATAACCAGGTCTGCCACCGGGGAGTATAACCTGAGTGGAACCAAAAGAAACTTCAGCAGCTTGCAGGAGCTTCTCAGCTGCTACCAAAAGGAAACTGTGCGCTCTGACAGCGTCATTTTTCAATTCAGCAAGTGCTGTCCACCTAAATCCAAAG AAAAGTCCTGCCTCCTCGTGTGCAGGAGCAACAAGGGCTCTGAAGTGCCTCTATCTCCGTCTCTACATCGACACATCAGTCAGATGGTGTTTCACAAGATCAGGAAAGAAGATCTGGAATTT ATGGAGAGTCTCGGCCAAGGGACATTCACCAagatcttcaaaggggtccgcaAGGAGCTGGGAGATTATGGACTCATGCACCAAACCGAAGTTGTCATGAAAGTCTTGGACCAGGCCCACAGGAACTACTCCGAG TCTTTCTTTGAAGCTGCCAGCATGATGAGCCAGTTGTCCCATAAGCACCTGATCCTTAActatggtgtgtgtgtctgcggaGAAGAGA atatCATGGTGCAGGAGTATGTGAAGTTTGGTTCCCTGGACACCTAcctgaagaagaacaagaactcGATAAACATCCTGTGGAAGCTGGAGGTGGCGAAGCAGCTGGCCTGGGCCATGAACTTCCTG GAAGAAAAGCATCTTGTCCACGGGAATGTCTGTGCTAAAAACATTCTTCTGATCAGAGAGGAAGACCGGCGGGCTGGGAACCCCCCCTTCATCAAACTGAGTGACCCCGGCATCAGCATCACCGTCCTGCCCAAAGAAA TCCTGACTGAGAGGATCCCTTGGGTGTCCCCTGAGTGTGTCAAGGACCCTGCCAACCTGAGCCTGGCTGCAGACAAGTGGAGCTTTGGCACCACCCTATGGGAGATCTGCAGTGGTGGGGAGAAACCTTTAGCAACACTGGACAACTCTAAG AAAACCCTGTTCTACGAGGACCACCACCAGCTTCCTGCACCAAAGTGGACTGAACTGGCTAACCTGATTACCAGCTGCATGGACTACGAGCCCGCGTTCAGGCCCACATTTCGTGCCGTTATCCGTGACCTACACAGCCTCTTCACACCAG ACTATGAGTTGATCGTGGACAGTGACATCCTGCCAAACAGGACGGTGGGCTCCGGCTGGTCGACTGGCGGCTTTGAGAGTCAGGAGCCGGCTCAGTTTGAAGAGAGACACCTCATATTCTTACAGCAGCTCGGCAAG ggaaactttggCAGCGTGGAGATGTGTCGATATGACCCGCTTCAGGACAACACTGGAGAGGTCGTGGCTGTGAAGAAACTCCAGCACAGCACCGCAGAGCACATACGAGACTTCGAGCGAGAGATCGAGATCCTGAAATCTCTGCAGCATGAGAACATCGTCAAGTACAAAGGCGTTTGCTACAGTGCAG GACGACGAAATCTGCGTCTCGTCATGGAATATCTGCCCTATGGAAGTCTGCGAGATTACCTCTTGAAAAACAAGGAGAGGATCGACCACAACAAGCTTGTGCATTACACTTCACAGATCTGCAAG GGTATGGAGTACCTGTCAAGCAAGCGGTATATCCACAGAGACTTGGCAACACGAAATATCCTTGTGGAGAGTGAGCTGAGGGTGAAGATAGGAGACTTTGGCCTCACCAAAGTTCTGCCTCAGGACAAGGAGTACTACATGGTGAAAGAGCCAGGAGAGAGTCCCATATTCTG GTATGCCCCCGAGTCATTGACTGAGAGCAAGTTCTCTGTGGCATCAGATGTCTGGAGCTTTGGAGTGGTGCTTTATGAACTCTTCACCCACAGTGACAAGAACTCCAGCCCACCAGCA GTTTTTATGTCCATGATGGGGAATGACAAGCAGGGGCAGCTGATCGTCTATCACCTCATTGAGCTCCTCAAGTCAGGCAGCAGGCTGCCTCAACCTCTGGGGTGTCCCGCTGAG ATACAAGAGATCACGGAGGAGTGCTGGGACAACGACCCCGGCTTGCGTCCTTCTTTCAAGGAGCTCGCCCTGCGCATCGACTTGTTCAGGGACAGTAAGGGGTTTTAG